TTGTTGAGTTCAGTTTAGCTAAACATAAGGAAACTCGCACTATAATTAAGGTAAAAGGAGTTTAAATTGGGATGAATGGAGCACTATTTTAGGTGAATGGAACATAAAAAAACTGCGAACAAAAGTTTAATCTTTTGCTCGCAGCCTTATTTTATTAAATATTTATTTATAGAAAGTTAATTCGTTGTCACTTCATTTTTATCTAAAACAGTAAGGATTTTTTCTATCGCCCAATCTAAATCTTCTTTTGAAATTACTAAAGAAGGTGCAAATCGAATTACATTTTCATGTGTTTCTTTACATAACAATCCCTTTTCTTTAAGCTCCTCACAATAGGATCTTGCTGGTTCATTAAGTTCAACTCCAATAAATAATCCTTTACCGCGCACTTCTTTGATCATTGGATTATCTATTTCCTTTAACTTTTGCTGAAAATAAGTTCCAAGCTCTAAAGATCGTTCAGCTAGTTTTTCTTCCTCAAGAACATCAAGTGCTGCAACGGATACCGCACAAGCAAGTGGATTCCCACCAAAAGTAGATCCATGAGAACCAGGATTAAATACACCTAGAACATCTTTATTAGCAGCAACACATGAAATCGGGAATACTCCCCCACCAAGTGCCTTTCCTAAAATATACATGTCTGGTACAACGTTATCCCAATCACAAGCAAACATCTTTCCAGATCTTCCTAAACCAGCTTGAATTTCATCTGCAATAAAAAGAACATTACTTTCTTTACATACATCAGCTACTTCCTTTAAAAATCCGTCAGGAGGAATGACAATCCCTGCTTCTCCTTGTATAGGTTCCAATAAAAATGCAGCTGTGTTAGGAGTAATCGCCTGTTTTAATGCTTCAATATCACCATATGGAATTAATTTAATGCCTGGAAGCATTGGACCAAAACCACGTTGGTATTCAGCCTCTGAAGATAATGAAACTGCAGTCATCGTACGACCATGGAAATTCCCAACGCATGCAATAATTTCCGCTTGATTATCTGCTACTTTCTTCACTTCATAAGCCCAACGACGCGCTGTTTTAACAGCAGTTTCAACCGCTTCTGCTCCTGTATTCATAGGAAGCACCATGTCTTTATTCGTTAGTTTTACAACCTTTTCATAAAAAGCTCCTAATTGATCATTATGGAACGCTCTTGAAGTTAATGTAACCTTATTAGCTTGGTCTGTTAATGCTTGAATAATCTTAGGATGGCGGTGCCCTTGGTTTACTGCGGAATATGCACTTAACATATCCATATATTTGTTTCCTTCAGGATCTTCTACCCATACTCCCTCTGCTTTTGAAATGACAATTGGAAGTGGGTGATAATTTTGTGCTCCTAATTGATCTGTTTTTTCAATAATGTTTTTTGATGTTACCATTAATATCATCAGTCCTCTCTTCATAATTGACGCAACAATGAGTTGTCAAAAATGTAAACACACAGTTATGTTAGTTTTTCACCGAATAAAGAACCCATTAGTGCTACGGCTACCGTCGCTGTTTTATTTCTTTCATCCAATATTGGATTCACTTCAACAAATTCAGCAGATGTCACAATATCTGATTCTGCTAACATTTCCATGGCTAAGTGACTTTCTCTATAAGAGACTCCTCCAAGTACTGGAGTACCAACGCCTGGTGCATCATGTGGATTTAATGCGTCTAAATCTAAACTTAAATGAACACCATCCGTATTTTTCGAAATGTAGGCAATTGCTTGTTCCATGACTTTACTCATTCCGAGGCGGTCAATTTCATGCATGGAATACACTTTAATTCCTTTTTCATGAATTAAAGCTTTCTCTCCCTCGTCTAAAGAACGCGCACCGATAATGACTATGTTTTCAGGTTTAATCTTTGGTGTGAATCCTTCAATATTTGTAAGATTTTCATGACCTAAGCCAAGACCTACAGCAAGTGACATACCATGAATGTTCCCAGTTGGCGAAGTTTCTGCAGTATTTAAGTCTCCATGAGCATCAAACCAAATAACACCAAGATTGTTATAATGTTTGGCAACACCTGCAATGGTACCAATTCCAATACTATGATCGCCTCCTAATATAAGCGGAAAACGATTTTTTGAAACTACGTCTGAAACAGAGGAGGCTAGTTTTTCATTGACCTCTTTTACTTCTTGTAAATTTCTTAAATTATGATCTTTATCGTTAACATCATCCTGATCTTCTGTTAAATGACTTATTTCAATATTCCCTAAATCCTTAATATGATAATCTAAATTTTGCAAGCGCTCTACAATTCCTGCATAACGAATCGCACTAGGTCCCATATCTACTCCACGACGTGTTTGTCCTAGATCCATAGGTACACCTATAATTGAGATTTGTTGATTCATTAGTCCGCCTCCCAGTTTAATTCTTTTATCAAGGGTATTATATCCTTTTTTAGCACGATGACTCAACTCGACAAAATTTTGTATATTTATACTTCTTAAAACCCAATAATCCCTTTTAAATCAGTCAATTTACCCTTTGACAATGGAATTGAACTTTTTTTAGAATCATCTAAAACTAAACTATAACTATTCCGTGTCCAGGTAATGACTTCCCTTACTTTTTGTAAATTTACAATATATGAACGATGGCATCGGAAAAAGCCAAACGGTTGAAGTCGACTAAATAAATCATTCAAAGTGTATGTGCATGGAAATACCTCGCCTTTAACATGTAGATGGGATATCCCCTCACTACTTTCAACAAAATCAATTTCCATAGGGTCAAAAAGTATGATTTTGTCGTCTACTTTCGCTGGAATTTTTTCAAAACGAACCTGCACATTAGAAGGAGTTGTTGATTCTTCATCAGCAGTGTCAACTTCCACTTCTGTTTTTACACTATCTTCTTTAGGATTATTGGGTTTTATAGAATTCACTTCTATTTCAAAGTTCTCTTCCTTTTCATCTTTTACATTATCTACCTCATCCATAACTTCCAATTTTTTCAATCCTTGATCATTTAGATGATATACATGACTTGCCATCATAATCGCACTCTCGAGATAACTTGTCGTAATTAAAACAGCTCTTTTTTGAGCAACAAATTCATTAATCATTTTTTGAATGATAATCCTACTTTCAATATCTACATTCTGATCAGGTTCTTCTAAAATAATCAAGTCAGGTTGATGCACAAATACACGAGAGAAGTGTAAACGTTTCTTTTCGGAAAAGGACAATCTACTAATTTTCATATTTGACTTACTTAATAAACCAACTTGTTCTAATAATGGCATGATATCTATTTTCACTTCATACAGTTGTTTGTAAAAATGTAAATACTGCTTTGGTGTAAGCCGTTCATACAAATTTTCATTTAATAATACGATACCAATTCTCTTGCTAAATCTCTTAAAATTTTTATTTAATGGGCTGCCCAAAAACAAGATTTCACCACCAGAAGCTGGTAACTCGCCGATCATCAACTGTATAAATTTCGAACCTACTTCTCTATTACATTGAATAGCTACTACTTCTCCATGATTAATTTCTAAATCTATTGCAGGAAATAATACCGAATTTCCGATGTTTTTTTCTAACTGTTTAATTTTCAAAATACTCATGTATACAATTCTCCTGTCTTCACCTAAGTAAATTGCACTCACATTATCCCATTTTTCGTTCTTCCTGACAAAAAATATAAACAGACACATTGTTAAGTATTTGTGATATAGTACGCTTAAAGTGTATTCAAAAATAACAAGATTGAGGAGCTAATATGTTTGACTTAACCGTTTTCCAATTATGTTTAGCTATTTTAGCTGCTTTACTAATTGGATTTTCAAAAACAGGGGTACCCAGTGCCGGAATTTTTTTTGTTGTCATTCTAGCTGCCATCTTCCCAACTAAAGAATCTGTAGGTATCTTATTGCCAATGTTAATTGCAGCTGATATAGTAGCGGTGACTTACTATAGGAGAACGGTAATTTGGAGATATCTTGTCACATTAATCCCTTGGGTGTTTAGCGGAATCATCATTGGTTTTTTTGTTTTAAGATCAATTACAGATGATGAATTATCTCTTTTACTAGGTATTATTATATTGGGTCTTATCTTTCTCCACATTTCTAAAAACAAACTTGAAAGTTGGCTTCAATCCAATTTTACTGAGTCCTCTGTTTTTCTAAATCTTCTTGGTATTTTAGCGGGTTTCACAACAATGGTTGGCAATGCAGCTGGAGCCATCATGTCTATTTATTTGTTAAGTAAAGGATTAAAGAAAAATGAATTTATTGGAACTGGGGCATGGTTTTTTATTTCAGTAAATGTTATCAAAGTTCCGTTTTTCGTCTCTATTGATCTTATCACCCCAGCAACACTAATATTTAATGCTTGGATGATTCCTGCAATTTTAATTGGAACTTGGTTAGGTATTAAATTCCTGCCTCGTATCTCACAAAAGCATTTTCAAACGACGATTCTAGCTCTATCAGCAGTTGGGGGAATCAAGTTGATTTGGGATGGTATTGTATATTTAATGAAGTAAATTAAAGCTGTACTAAAAGAATCCCAGCTAAGATCATTGCTAGGATTCAATCTTTAAAGAGATTATTATTTTACGGAAACTTCTTTTGATACTTTATCAATTTCAGCAAGATGTTTATCTGATAATTTAAAAGTTAGCGTACCTACATTTTCTTCTGCATGGTGTTTTTTCGTCGCTCCTGGAATAGCTACAATCGTATCTCCGTGGAAATGAATTGTCCAGTTTAATGCAATTTGACTAGCTGACACATTATACTCCTTCGCTAAGTTGTCTAATAAATCAATAAGCGGTTGTGTTCTTTGCAATGCTGATGCTTTAAACCCAGAAGCTAACTTGCGAGGTCCA
The window above is part of the Chengkuizengella sp. SCS-71B genome. Proteins encoded here:
- a CDS encoding ornithine--oxo-acid transaminase, which gives rise to MVTSKNIIEKTDQLGAQNYHPLPIVISKAEGVWVEDPEGNKYMDMLSAYSAVNQGHRHPKIIQALTDQANKVTLTSRAFHNDQLGAFYEKVVKLTNKDMVLPMNTGAEAVETAVKTARRWAYEVKKVADNQAEIIACVGNFHGRTMTAVSLSSEAEYQRGFGPMLPGIKLIPYGDIEALKQAITPNTAAFLLEPIQGEAGIVIPPDGFLKEVADVCKESNVLFIADEIQAGLGRSGKMFACDWDNVVPDMYILGKALGGGVFPISCVAANKDVLGVFNPGSHGSTFGGNPLACAVSVAALDVLEEEKLAERSLELGTYFQQKLKEIDNPMIKEVRGKGLFIGVELNEPARSYCEELKEKGLLCKETHENVIRFAPSLVISKEDLDWAIEKILTVLDKNEVTTN
- the rocF gene encoding arginase is translated as MNQQISIIGVPMDLGQTRRGVDMGPSAIRYAGIVERLQNLDYHIKDLGNIEISHLTEDQDDVNDKDHNLRNLQEVKEVNEKLASSVSDVVSKNRFPLILGGDHSIGIGTIAGVAKHYNNLGVIWFDAHGDLNTAETSPTGNIHGMSLAVGLGLGHENLTNIEGFTPKIKPENIVIIGARSLDEGEKALIHEKGIKVYSMHEIDRLGMSKVMEQAIAYISKNTDGVHLSLDLDALNPHDAPGVGTPVLGGVSYRESHLAMEMLAESDIVTSAEFVEVNPILDERNKTATVAVALMGSLFGEKLT
- a CDS encoding LytTR family transcriptional regulator DNA-binding domain-containing protein, with protein sequence MSILKIKQLEKNIGNSVLFPAIDLEINHGEVVAIQCNREVGSKFIQLMIGELPASGGEILFLGSPLNKNFKRFSKRIGIVLLNENLYERLTPKQYLHFYKQLYEVKIDIMPLLEQVGLLSKSNMKISRLSFSEKKRLHFSRVFVHQPDLIILEEPDQNVDIESRIIIQKMINEFVAQKRAVLITTSYLESAIMMASHVYHLNDQGLKKLEVMDEVDNVKDEKEENFEIEVNSIKPNNPKEDSVKTEVEVDTADEESTTPSNVQVRFEKIPAKVDDKIILFDPMEIDFVESSEGISHLHVKGEVFPCTYTLNDLFSRLQPFGFFRCHRSYIVNLQKVREVITWTRNSYSLVLDDSKKSSIPLSKGKLTDLKGIIGF
- a CDS encoding sulfite exporter TauE/SafE family protein; amino-acid sequence: MFDLTVFQLCLAILAALLIGFSKTGVPSAGIFFVVILAAIFPTKESVGILLPMLIAADIVAVTYYRRTVIWRYLVTLIPWVFSGIIIGFFVLRSITDDELSLLLGIIILGLIFLHISKNKLESWLQSNFTESSVFLNLLGILAGFTTMVGNAAGAIMSIYLLSKGLKKNEFIGTGAWFFISVNVIKVPFFVSIDLITPATLIFNAWMIPAILIGTWLGIKFLPRISQKHFQTTILALSAVGGIKLIWDGIVYLMK